One stretch of Acholeplasma laidlawii PG-8A DNA includes these proteins:
- a CDS encoding dicarboxylate/amino acid:cation symporter, which translates to MFDNYLIDSWQKGVLYLTTLVVIALIFFTGKKKLKFSLRVIIGMTLGILIGFLFGPTTTTINGQETTIVATIRPIGQLYLRLIQMVVVPLVLTAVIKSFTSLETMQKLKSIGIKSFFWLLITTTIGAVIGFLFAYIPGLGSNFEPIGEYVREITPIETVILNFFPNNIGAALSGNVVLPVIVLALFVSVAIIIENVRHPERTKPFVDFNNSLNTIMTRVTKFVIKLTPYAVFSFMAYAVGRSNIETLKQLGLYIALIYGALIFHFVFVQMLLLKIMKVSPIKFVQKFSPAMFLAFTSQSSYGTLPVTMESLTKRVGVSDRIANFVGPLSANVGMNACGGIFPAMVAVLTANAYGIPIGPVEFVLLLVITTISAIGIAGVPGIATIAAAVVLSALGLPIDGIALIIAVDPLIDMGRTLINVTGAGVAATIVAKSENELNFDILNSKEEVILSE; encoded by the coding sequence ATGTTTGATAATTATTTAATAGATTCATGGCAAAAAGGCGTACTGTACTTAACTACATTAGTAGTCATAGCACTTATTTTCTTCACAGGTAAGAAAAAGTTAAAATTTAGTTTAAGAGTGATCATTGGTATGACTCTAGGTATATTAATAGGATTTTTATTTGGTCCAACTACAACTACCATTAATGGTCAAGAAACAACAATTGTTGCAACAATAAGACCGATTGGACAATTATATTTAAGATTAATCCAAATGGTTGTTGTACCTCTTGTTTTAACAGCTGTAATAAAGAGTTTTACATCACTTGAGACAATGCAAAAACTAAAGAGCATTGGTATTAAGTCTTTCTTCTGGTTACTTATAACAACAACTATTGGTGCGGTTATTGGATTCTTATTTGCATATATACCAGGATTGGGCAGTAATTTTGAACCGATCGGTGAATATGTAAGAGAAATTACGCCAATTGAAACAGTTATCTTAAATTTCTTCCCTAATAATATTGGTGCAGCTTTATCTGGTAATGTCGTATTACCCGTAATTGTACTTGCACTATTTGTTTCAGTGGCAATCATTATTGAAAATGTAAGACATCCAGAACGCACTAAGCCTTTTGTTGACTTTAATAATTCATTAAATACTATTATGACAAGAGTAACAAAATTTGTTATTAAATTAACACCTTATGCGGTATTTTCATTTATGGCTTATGCTGTGGGTAGAAGTAATATAGAAACATTGAAACAACTAGGTTTATATATTGCCTTAATATATGGCGCTTTAATCTTCCATTTTGTATTTGTTCAAATGCTTTTACTAAAGATTATGAAAGTATCACCAATCAAGTTTGTTCAAAAATTCTCTCCGGCAATGTTTTTAGCGTTTACCTCTCAAAGTAGCTATGGTACCTTACCAGTTACTATGGAGTCCTTAACAAAACGCGTTGGGGTATCTGATCGTATTGCAAACTTTGTTGGACCATTAAGTGCTAATGTAGGTATGAATGCTTGTGGAGGGATTTTCCCAGCGATGGTAGCAGTACTAACTGCAAATGCTTATGGTATTCCTATAGGACCAGTAGAGTTCGTATTACTTTTAGTGATTACAACCATTTCAGCAATAGGAATTGCTGGTGTTCCAGGTATTGCAACCATTGCTGCAGCGGTAGTATTATCAGCACTTGGGTTACCGATTGATGGTATAGCTTTAATTATTGCAGTTGATCCATTAATTGATATGGGACGTACACTAATTAATGTTACTGGTGCTGGTGTTGCGGCAACTATTGTTGCCAAATCAGAAAATGAATTAAATTTTGACATATTAAATAGTAAAGAAGAAGTTATTTTAAGTGAATAG
- a CDS encoding NUDIX hydrolase encodes MHIKTIENYQPKNEQEAIDKKAMLDFARNNDDALFRTNLIAHFSNSAIILNKTLDKVLFANHLIYKSWGWIGGHSDGNPDFLDVLLEEVTEETGVKKVRPLLHEPVSLDNILVYNHIKRGVYVGDHIHMNLTYLLIADEDENLVIKADENSGVKWFDLDDVLNHVTEERMIYIYQKLFTYIKTLNK; translated from the coding sequence ATGCATATTAAGACAATAGAAAACTATCAACCCAAAAATGAACAAGAAGCAATTGATAAAAAGGCAATGTTAGACTTTGCTAGAAATAATGATGATGCACTATTTAGAACAAACCTTATTGCTCATTTTTCCAATTCAGCAATTATTCTAAATAAAACATTAGATAAAGTATTATTTGCTAACCACCTTATATATAAATCTTGGGGCTGGATTGGTGGACATAGTGACGGTAATCCTGATTTTTTAGATGTATTATTAGAAGAGGTAACCGAAGAAACAGGAGTTAAGAAAGTTAGGCCACTGCTTCATGAACCTGTGTCATTAGATAATATCCTAGTTTATAACCATATAAAACGGGGTGTATATGTGGGTGACCACATTCATATGAATTTAACCTATTTACTTATAGCTGATGAAGATGAGAACCTAGTTATAAAGGCTGATGAGAATAGTGGAGTTAAGTGGTTTGATTTAGATGATGTTTTAAATCACGTAACTGAAGAACGTATGATATATATCTACCAGAAATTATTTACTTATATAAAAACACTTAATAAGTAA
- a CDS encoding HAD-IA family hydrolase encodes MCNKLNIIPSFDLFSTFSKIDHSLWETGSYNDIQVANKDIPIFRFKLLFEICEIDSIDSALANKLYMEGFKQAVFPLESSHKIVKYLYDNEIIVCVATNGLVDLQYPRIINTSFGKYITRIVASEEVSVNKPNPKIFKSILRYTNLNATEALVVGDSLTNDILVAKNANIKSVWYNPNQNINDSNIIPDYEISNMIKLKEIVNKKIR; translated from the coding sequence ATGTGTAATAAACTAAATATAATACCGAGTTTTGATCTTTTTTCTACGTTTTCTAAAATAGATCATAGTTTATGGGAGACGGGCAGTTATAATGATATACAAGTCGCAAATAAAGATATCCCTATTTTTAGATTTAAACTTCTTTTTGAAATATGCGAGATTGATTCGATTGATTCTGCACTTGCAAACAAACTTTACATGGAAGGATTTAAACAAGCAGTATTTCCATTAGAATCATCTCATAAAATTGTTAAGTATCTATATGATAATGAAATAATAGTTTGTGTTGCAACAAATGGTTTAGTTGACTTACAGTATCCAAGAATAATAAATACATCATTTGGTAAATATATAACGCGTATAGTTGCATCTGAAGAAGTGAGTGTTAATAAACCAAATCCTAAAATATTTAAAAGTATATTAAGATATACAAATTTAAATGCTACTGAAGCATTAGTTGTGGGTGATTCATTAACTAATGATATATTAGTAGCAAAAAATGCAAATATAAAATCTGTATGGTATAACCCTAATCAAAATATAAACGATTCTAATATTATTCCAGATTATGAGATATCTAATATGATTAAATTAAAAGAAATAGTAAATAAAAAGATTAGATGA
- a CDS encoding DUF6560 family protein: MKINNNPKVMDDTNKFIIKQPLIYNKILPIVLVGLLFVALYLIVFEKEALSSDIEGAIAALAFLGIIFLGSLFLLINNINWKIEVFDTYCIHTNLFGRKKKYLYQDLRVIDYKTAYRVYLGKKRIFGISHLQDNYKMFSELYSKHNKIMQR, translated from the coding sequence TTGAAAATAAACAACAACCCAAAAGTTATGGATGATACGAATAAATTTATCATCAAGCAACCCTTAATATATAATAAAATACTTCCGATAGTATTAGTTGGACTATTATTTGTAGCACTATACTTAATTGTATTTGAAAAGGAAGCTTTAAGTAGCGATATTGAAGGTGCAATAGCTGCCCTTGCATTTCTGGGTATTATTTTTTTAGGTTCACTATTTTTACTTATCAACAATATAAACTGGAAAATAGAAGTATTTGATACATATTGTATACACACTAACTTGTTTGGTAGAAAGAAAAAATATTTATATCAAGACTTACGTGTTATCGATTATAAAACAGCATATCGTGTATATTTAGGTAAGAAACGAATATTTGGTATTTCCCATTTACAGGATAATTATAAAATGTTTTCTGAATTATACTCGAAACATAATAAGATTATGCAAAGGTAG
- a CDS encoding InlB B-repeat-containing protein, whose translation MKKLRIVTVLLLILSAFVLVGCEDSIELAEDEVKVRESATSLAGKNYEDVVEQLEVWGFTNIKTEAVYDIFWGITKEGTTKSVKIGGSETFKSGDIYKKDVSIVVTYSMKASDDPTKQKYKITWQYDDGTIIKIEDVLWGVTPNYTGTIPSKKSTNELRYEFNGWSPVMTVVNGEQTYTAIFSEVANTFTISWKNDNGSILETDNDVMNGATPEYNGITPVKNETSQYSFEFIGWSPNVVPANDNTEYIAVFKETLKTYTITWVDSDDNVLQIDENVEYGIIPSFDGVVPVNEPTVAITYVFGGWSPGVQAVSGNQTYKTIIHEEKTKYTIAIDTKGGVLENTEIIFDYADTVYNLEEPRKNGFIFTGWSLENEPLIFPYTLLKNIQIVANYKELKPYELIWDFYTNISNSNSFIVNDSEGYIQFLSNDSNSQAIYNKEGAYGFYYNLNGYEFMIVMDLVNSQFSYVDKYNYYYERDFLYKSNSGNVSKKDYLFIEELFDSLTKGIEEGILITLSETYGKTFKISDFNENWDELLLLPNKYYKTYEMEVMDNIDVSLDIGYTPVGSYGRWGYQVYNGSLETIHYLEIEIAFVIITSDGYEKVHSEIIKYYTYLTPNDYDDKYMSILISKIVDTNGKSKFDALMITILDVSF comes from the coding sequence ATGAAAAAACTAAGGATAGTAACTGTATTACTGTTGATATTATCAGCTTTTGTCTTAGTAGGTTGTGAAGATAGCATTGAACTTGCAGAAGATGAAGTAAAAGTAAGAGAGTCAGCAACATCACTTGCTGGAAAAAATTATGAGGATGTCGTAGAGCAGCTTGAAGTATGGGGTTTTACAAATATTAAAACTGAAGCAGTTTATGATATCTTTTGGGGGATAACAAAAGAAGGAACGACTAAAAGTGTTAAAATTGGTGGTTCAGAGACTTTTAAAAGTGGGGATATTTATAAGAAGGATGTTTCTATCGTTGTAACATATTCAATGAAAGCTTCTGATGATCCAACAAAACAAAAATATAAAATAACATGGCAATATGATGATGGAACAATTATTAAAATTGAAGATGTATTATGGGGAGTAACACCAAATTATACTGGAACTATTCCTTCAAAAAAATCAACAAATGAATTAAGATATGAGTTTAACGGCTGGTCACCAGTAATGACTGTGGTAAATGGCGAACAAACATATACTGCAATATTTAGTGAAGTTGCTAATACTTTTACGATAAGTTGGAAAAATGATAATGGATCAATTTTAGAAACTGATAATGACGTTATGAATGGGGCTACACCAGAATATAATGGAATAACGCCTGTAAAAAACGAAACTTCTCAATATTCCTTTGAGTTTATTGGTTGGTCCCCAAATGTTGTACCAGCAAATGATAATACAGAGTACATTGCAGTTTTCAAAGAAACCTTAAAAACATACACTATAACTTGGGTAGACAGTGATGATAATGTTTTACAAATTGATGAAAACGTGGAATATGGAATTATACCTAGTTTTGATGGAGTAGTACCTGTCAATGAACCTACTGTCGCCATCACTTATGTGTTTGGAGGTTGGTCTCCTGGAGTTCAGGCAGTATCTGGTAATCAAACGTATAAAACTATTATTCATGAAGAGAAAACAAAATATACAATAGCAATTGATACAAAGGGTGGAGTTTTAGAAAACACCGAAATTATTTTTGATTATGCGGATACTGTTTATAACTTAGAAGAACCTAGAAAAAATGGATTTATTTTTACAGGTTGGTCTTTAGAAAATGAACCTTTGATATTTCCATACACCTTATTAAAAAACATCCAAATAGTAGCAAACTATAAAGAACTAAAACCATATGAACTAATATGGGACTTTTATACTAATATTTCAAATAGCAACAGTTTTATTGTAAATGATAGTGAGGGATACATTCAATTTTTATCCAATGATTCTAATAGTCAAGCTATCTATAACAAAGAAGGTGCATATGGATTTTATTATAATCTAAACGGATATGAGTTTATGATTGTCATGGATTTAGTAAATTCTCAATTCTCCTATGTTGATAAATATAATTACTATTATGAAAGAGATTTTCTATATAAAAGTAATTCTGGTAATGTTTCAAAAAAAGATTATTTATTTATTGAAGAATTATTCGATAGTCTTACAAAAGGAATTGAGGAGGGAATATTAATTACTTTATCTGAAACCTATGGCAAAACATTTAAAATAAGTGATTTTAACGAGAACTGGGATGAGTTATTATTACTTCCAAATAAATATTATAAGACATATGAAATGGAAGTGATGGATAATATTGATGTTTCTCTTGACATTGGTTATACACCTGTTGGTAGTTATGGACGATGGGGTTATCAGGTTTATAATGGTTCTTTAGAAACTATTCATTATCTAGAAATAGAAATTGCATTTGTCATTATAACATCAGATGGTTATGAAAAGGTGCACTCAGAAATAATTAAGTATTATACATATTTGACTCCAAATGATTATGATGATAAATACATGAGTATCCTCATTAGTAAAATAGTTGACACGAATGGAAAATCTAAATTTGATGCCTTGATGATTACAATCTTAGATGTTTCTTTCTAA
- a CDS encoding SPFH domain-containing protein: MGIFNRKKKSGFSDVIRCDQSNYLVWKWHPSGTSQGEVKRETAIRTNSVLRVKTGEVAAFFYKQEDGTKVDYIVGPYDGTLKTKNFPILSSIIGLWYEGDTPFQAEVFFLNLAEAIQVRFGIPYFDVVDSRFPDFQVPVAVRGSLTFKIKDYKRFVLFHQLANFSIEELKSKINASVSRYVKEVVTNAPSKHDIPVIAIESKIDLINQDVELYVGDRLDDLFAISVTGIDLSAVEVDKDNEAYIELKRVTKDISTGKAETDLLNYQEELRIKREEEQYAQRMTTRQTNIGAYQTQISGEVGVAGAEALGKMGENGAGNVDLGGHGTAFNPVSMMAGIAVGSAVGKNIAGVMDQSLDHKNNGQSTPPSVPVTQFHVAKDGKPTGPFDINNLRTMVATGALTSDSLVWKEGMSEWQKASSQIELAGLFPPKL; encoded by the coding sequence GTGGGGATATTCAATAGAAAGAAAAAAAGTGGGTTTAGTGATGTTATCCGTTGTGATCAATCAAATTATTTAGTATGGAAGTGGCATCCCAGTGGAACTAGTCAAGGTGAAGTAAAAAGGGAAACAGCCATAAGAACAAATTCAGTACTTAGAGTTAAAACTGGTGAGGTAGCAGCCTTTTTTTATAAACAAGAAGACGGCACCAAGGTAGATTATATTGTAGGTCCATATGATGGAACTTTAAAAACGAAAAACTTTCCTATTTTATCATCTATTATTGGATTATGGTATGAGGGTGATACACCTTTCCAAGCTGAAGTATTCTTTCTAAACTTAGCTGAAGCTATACAAGTTAGATTTGGTATTCCATATTTTGATGTGGTGGATTCTAGATTTCCTGATTTTCAAGTTCCAGTTGCAGTTAGAGGATCATTAACTTTCAAAATAAAAGATTATAAAAGGTTCGTTTTATTTCATCAACTCGCAAATTTCAGTATAGAAGAACTAAAAAGTAAAATTAACGCATCAGTTTCACGGTATGTAAAAGAGGTTGTCACTAATGCTCCTTCTAAACACGATATTCCAGTTATTGCAATTGAATCAAAGATAGATTTAATTAATCAAGATGTTGAATTGTATGTTGGTGATAGACTAGATGATCTTTTTGCTATATCTGTAACTGGTATTGATTTAAGTGCAGTTGAGGTTGATAAAGATAACGAAGCATATATTGAACTCAAGAGGGTTACTAAAGATATTTCAACAGGTAAAGCAGAAACAGACCTTCTTAACTATCAAGAAGAGCTAAGAATCAAGAGAGAAGAGGAACAATATGCTCAACGAATGACAACTAGACAAACTAATATTGGAGCTTATCAAACACAAATCAGTGGTGAAGTTGGTGTTGCTGGTGCAGAAGCATTAGGTAAAATGGGCGAAAATGGAGCAGGCAATGTTGACTTAGGCGGTCATGGTACAGCATTTAATCCAGTCTCAATGATGGCTGGTATAGCTGTTGGATCTGCTGTCGGTAAAAATATTGCTGGTGTGATGGACCAATCACTAGATCACAAAAATAATGGACAAAGCACACCACCGTCAGTTCCGGTAACTCAATTTCATGTAGCCAAAGATGGTAAACCAACAGGACCGTTTGATATTAATAATTTAAGAACAATGGTGGCTACAGGAGCTCTAACTTCTGATAGTTTAGTTTGGAAAGAGGGAATGTCAGAATGGCAAAAAGCAAGTTCTCAAATTGAACTTGCAGGATTATTTCCTCCAAAATTATAA
- a CDS encoding zinc-ribbon domain-containing protein, translated as MFCNNCGNQISEGSKFCSGCGKQVVIINQQSSENKRIKLFEGKIYKCPNCGAHLNAFEHKCKDCGYELRGSNLDNVVKDFADKIGSTKSIEKKNELISNFYIPNTKEDIYEFFILAVSNLTTDSKCEEAWKAKVDQTYHKAKISFGNTFEFEYIDKLYKKTMNQYRSKTFKRFMNNAWRYLIGSVVTVVSLVLMIWGGFKGSESGDGDSPYYMLSTISMTIFMLGISILYWATQKKDKSKSKVKNTENEEDEEEDEE; from the coding sequence ATGTTTTGTAATAATTGTGGTAATCAAATATCAGAGGGTTCGAAATTTTGCTCTGGGTGTGGTAAACAAGTGGTAATTATTAATCAGCAATCCTCAGAAAATAAAAGAATTAAATTATTTGAAGGGAAAATATACAAATGTCCGAATTGTGGTGCTCATTTAAATGCATTTGAACACAAATGTAAAGATTGTGGATATGAGCTTCGTGGTTCTAATTTAGATAATGTAGTCAAAGATTTCGCTGATAAAATCGGGTCAACCAAGTCTATAGAAAAGAAAAATGAATTGATAAGTAATTTTTATATTCCAAACACAAAGGAAGATATATATGAATTCTTTATCTTAGCAGTTTCAAATCTAACAACAGACTCAAAATGTGAAGAAGCTTGGAAGGCAAAAGTAGATCAAACGTATCACAAAGCTAAAATATCTTTTGGTAATACATTTGAATTTGAATATATTGATAAATTATATAAAAAAACAATGAACCAATATAGAAGTAAAACTTTTAAACGTTTTATGAATAATGCATGGCGGTATTTGATTGGCTCAGTTGTTACTGTTGTATCATTAGTGTTAATGATATGGGGAGGCTTTAAAGGTTCCGAGTCTGGTGATGGTGATTCACCTTATTACATGTTGAGTACAATTTCAATGACTATATTTATGTTAGGAATAAGTATTTTATATTGGGCAACACAAAAAAAAGATAAATCAAAATCTAAAGTCAAAAATACTGAAAATGAAGAAGACGAAGAAGAAGATGAAGAATAA
- a CDS encoding helix-turn-helix domain-containing protein, whose amino-acid sequence MEISYKKLWILLIEKDISQIDFRTEVNIATGTMTKLRRNEEVALSVLLRICEYLDCNIGDICDAVKIIKYQQKEG is encoded by the coding sequence ATGGAAATCAGTTATAAAAAACTATGGATTTTACTCATAGAAAAAGATATTTCGCAAATTGATTTTAGGACTGAGGTTAATATTGCAACCGGAACAATGACTAAACTTAGAAGAAATGAAGAAGTTGCCCTTTCTGTACTACTTAGAATTTGCGAATATCTAGATTGTAATATCGGTGATATTTGTGATGCAGTAAAAATTATTAAATATCAACAAAAAGAGGGATAA
- a CDS encoding DUF1643 domain-containing protein, with product MNSLSKWIYIKENDNAARYVLGVQGKSPLIFFGVNPSTAEPNKLDNTVKNVVKLARKQNNDSWIMLNIYPQRDTNPNGMHFNSNDQYYQRNIREIENILKSNQSSVLIAGWGNLIEKRNYLSEALKEIYLLSVKYNCTWMCLDQNKSGHPKHPLYVSIDNSSLKEFDIKQQYKL from the coding sequence ATGAATAGTTTGAGTAAATGGATTTATATAAAAGAAAATGACAATGCAGCACGTTATGTTTTAGGAGTTCAGGGTAAATCACCTCTTATATTTTTTGGAGTTAACCCAAGTACAGCAGAGCCGAATAAACTTGATAATACTGTTAAAAATGTTGTTAAATTAGCCAGAAAGCAAAATAATGATAGTTGGATTATGTTGAATATATATCCACAACGAGATACCAATCCAAATGGAATGCACTTCAATTCAAATGATCAATATTATCAAAGAAACATTAGAGAAATCGAAAACATATTAAAATCAAATCAAAGTAGTGTTTTAATAGCTGGTTGGGGAAATCTGATAGAAAAAAGAAATTATTTAAGTGAAGCCTTAAAGGAAATTTATTTATTATCAGTTAAGTATAATTGTACATGGATGTGTTTAGATCAAAATAAAAGTGGTCATCCTAAACATCCACTATATGTATCTATTGATAACAGCTCTTTAAAAGAGTTTGATATAAAACAACAGTATAAATTATAA
- a CDS encoding HNH endonuclease produces the protein MAKPKELHRFYKSKAWQLARTIKINATQGKCERCGGVGEEVHHQIRLTLSNLGDTSISLDQKNLELLCRDCHNQEHGRFKKKEVLFDDDGNFMG, from the coding sequence ATGGCAAAGCCAAAAGAACTGCACAGGTTTTATAAATCGAAGGCTTGGCAACTTGCTCGAACAATAAAAATAAACGCCACACAAGGCAAGTGTGAGCGATGTGGTGGCGTAGGTGAAGAGGTACACCATCAAATAAGATTAACTCTTTCTAATCTTGGTGATACAAGTATTAGTTTAGATCAAAAGAATCTAGAATTGTTATGTAGAGATTGTCATAACCAGGAACATGGAAGGTTTAAGAAAAAAGAAGTATTATTTGATGATGATGGTAATTTTATGGGTTGA
- a CDS encoding methionine adenosyltransferase domain-containing protein, which translates to MRQENGINSIGLAEPVSLYIDTFGTGKLSDEDLLYLLKVYFDFTSSNIRKELELDKVKFSSLSAFGHVGRDDLNVKWEKTESKANELSEAYGKAKRTAQVL; encoded by the coding sequence ATTAGACAAGAAAATGGTATCAATTCAATTGGCTTAGCAGAGCCAGTTTCTTTATACATTGATACCTTTGGAACAGGAAAGCTTAGTGATGAGGATTTATTATACTTATTAAAAGTATATTTTGATTTTACATCTTCAAACATTAGAAAAGAACTTGAACTTGATAAGGTTAAGTTTTCATCACTCTCTGCATTTGGTCATGTCGGAAGAGATGACTTAAATGTTAAATGGGAAAAGACTGAATCAAAAGCAAATGAACTAAGTGAAGCATATGGCAAAGCCAAAAGAACTGCACAGGTTTTATAA
- a CDS encoding IS3 family transposase has product MSVIESFFGTLKCETIYLQKVKSLADLIRTINGYIYWYNHERIKLTLGGYSPIQYRLMNQ; this is encoded by the coding sequence ATGTCAGTCATAGAAAGTTTCTTTGGGACACTTAAGTGTGAAACAATCTATTTACAAAAGGTTAAATCATTGGCTGACTTAATTCGAACTATTAATGGATATATCTATTGGTATAATCACGAAAGAATTAAACTTACGCTAGGCGGGTATTCACCTATCCAATATAGACTCATGAATCAATAA
- a CDS encoding IS3 family transposase, whose amino-acid sequence MSGLPKSVYYYYEHHKKTDKYHDIKILISEIFEASNRTYGYRRIKLALQNLYQVKIAYKTVVKIMEELHIVCKVRKKRYRYISHISNKIIPNLLKRDFKKDEPNIAWVTDVSEFRFNRKNLYISVIQDLYNGEVKAYQISRSQNQDLILKTLKKAINPNEDLSKLLIHSDQGILYQSPKYRNYLKKSSFVQSMSAKGNAY is encoded by the coding sequence ATATCTGGACTTCCCAAGTCTGTTTATTATTACTATGAACATCATAAGAAGACAGATAAATATCACGATATAAAGATACTTATTTCAGAGATTTTTGAAGCGAGTAATCGCACATATGGCTATAGACGTATTAAACTCGCCCTTCAAAACCTCTATCAGGTCAAAATAGCCTATAAGACCGTTGTAAAGATCATGGAAGAACTACATATCGTCTGCAAGGTAAGAAAAAAGAGATATCGCTATATCTCTCACATATCAAACAAAATTATACCCAATCTACTTAAAAGAGACTTTAAAAAGGATGAACCTAATATAGCGTGGGTCACAGATGTATCAGAGTTTAGATTCAATCGCAAAAATTTATATATATCGGTCATTCAAGATCTTTACAATGGTGAAGTCAAAGCATACCAAATTTCTAGGAGTCAAAATCAAGACTTGATTCTAAAAACTCTTAAGAAAGCAATCAACCCAAATGAAGACTTATCAAAGCTTCTCATACACTCTGATCAGGGTATCTTATATCAATCCCCTAAATATCGTAATTACCTTAAAAAATCATCATTTGTGCAATCCATGAGTGCTAAAGGTAACGCTTATTAA
- a CDS encoding transposase, with the protein MKDKKKKNRLWSGEFKLKVVLDIIENELSYSQAARKYDMYLSSRSLNNTLPARWVYQYRLYGKERFFQTPKDYRKNPVRNFHTPSKEVEESLELKVKHLEMELEY; encoded by the coding sequence ATGAAGGATAAAAAGAAAAAGAATAGACTATGGAGCGGGGAATTCAAGTTAAAAGTCGTTTTAGACATCATTGAAAATGAACTCTCATACAGTCAAGCAGCACGAAAATATGATATGTATTTATCATCAAGAAGTTTAAATAATACATTACCTGCTAGATGGGTATATCAGTATAGACTTTATGGTAAAGAGCGTTTCTTTCAAACGCCCAAAGATTATCGTAAGAATCCAGTTAGAAATTTCCATACACCATCTAAAGAGGTTGAAGAAAGTTTAGAACTCAAAGTTAAACACTTAGAAATGGAACTTGAATACTAG